The Echinicola rosea genome has a segment encoding these proteins:
- a CDS encoding acyl carrier protein, producing MKTTNYTKLKTIIEVMGKYGITTVSKVKRSDFVEDMGFDQIYLNGLIFEVEDALHLELSEEMAHSLKSPEELIRFMIQHQN from the coding sequence ATGAAAACAACAAATTACACCAAACTGAAGACCATCATCGAAGTGATGGGTAAATATGGTATCACGACCGTGTCCAAAGTAAAGCGGTCCGATTTTGTGGAGGATATGGGGTTTGACCAAATTTACCTTAACGGACTGATCTTTGAAGTGGAGGATGCCCTTCACCTGGAGCTTTCCGAGGAAATGGCCCACTCCCTCAAAAGTCCTGAAGAGCTTATTCGGTTCATGATACAACACCAAAATTGA
- a CDS encoding lipopolysaccharide kinase InaA family protein, translated as MRKQLQVNSKFEFLRNYLEEIPDKFNQRGEVIYDLRNQVRIDEVDGVKLVIKSFRKIYLANRLIYAYLRPTKAKRAYEYGRLLQERGINTPEPVAYIDCLDNGMLKAGYFVSLYTDYQPLSSFDVSDAGRARNLLDNLAHFTVKLHQNGIFHEDYTLSNVLYQEQNGVFDFNLIDNNRLKFASINEKLAAKSLNRLGFQPEMLTYLVRRYAEISGMNALKELKLFYDYKYETSLKYQTKHKLKGLRNLLWHREKLKSPC; from the coding sequence ATGCGAAAACAATTACAGGTAAATAGCAAGTTTGAATTTTTAAGAAACTATTTGGAGGAGATTCCTGATAAATTTAACCAGCGTGGGGAGGTGATCTATGACCTTCGCAATCAAGTGCGAATTGATGAAGTGGACGGTGTGAAATTAGTCATCAAATCCTTCCGAAAGATATACTTGGCCAATAGGTTGATTTATGCATATCTCCGCCCCACCAAGGCTAAAAGGGCCTATGAGTACGGTCGTTTGCTGCAGGAGCGTGGGATCAATACGCCAGAACCTGTGGCCTATATAGACTGCTTGGATAATGGGATGCTGAAGGCGGGGTATTTTGTGTCACTGTACACGGATTACCAACCGCTTTCATCATTTGATGTATCTGATGCAGGTAGGGCAAGGAACTTACTGGACAATTTGGCTCACTTTACCGTCAAGCTCCATCAGAACGGGATTTTTCATGAAGACTATACCCTCAGCAATGTGCTCTATCAGGAACAAAACGGGGTTTTTGACTTCAACTTGATTGACAATAACAGGCTGAAGTTTGCCTCCATCAATGAAAAGCTGGCAGCCAAGAGCCTCAACCGCCTTGGCTTTCAGCCGGAAATGCTGACCTATTTGGTGAGAAGGTATGCGGAGATCAGTGGAATGAATGCGCTGAAAGAATTGAAGCTTTTTTACGATTACAAGTACGAAACCAGCCTGAAGTACCAGACAAAGCATAAACTGAAAGGGCTGAGGAATTTATTATGGCATAGGGAAAAGCTGAAATCCCCCTGTTGA
- a CDS encoding DUF1801 domain-containing protein — MKDLQLVTDPAVEQVYSKYPDHVKPKMVELRMLVRETAREMENVGKLEETLRWGEPSFITKVGSTLRMDWKAKQPDQYALYFKCTSKLVPSFKMAYQDVFMFEGTRAIVFQMDDSIPKVTLKKCIGAALTYHKVKHLPLLGLG, encoded by the coding sequence ATGAAAGACCTTCAATTAGTTACTGATCCAGCGGTGGAACAGGTTTATAGCAAATATCCAGATCATGTCAAGCCAAAGATGGTCGAGCTGAGAATGCTGGTGAGGGAGACTGCCAGGGAAATGGAAAATGTCGGAAAATTGGAGGAAACGCTGAGGTGGGGAGAGCCCAGCTTTATCACCAAGGTGGGCAGTACTCTGCGGATGGACTGGAAGGCAAAACAGCCAGACCAATATGCGCTATATTTTAAATGCACCAGCAAGTTGGTACCCAGTTTTAAGATGGCTTATCAGGATGTTTTTATGTTTGAGGGGACCAGGGCGATTGTTTTTCAGATGGATGACAGTATTCCTAAAGTGACACTGAAAAAATGTATCGGGGCAGCGCTGACCTATCATAAGGTGAAGCATTTACCCCTGTTGGGACTGGGGTGA